The DNA segment AAACCCGTGGCAGATAATGAACAATCatgaatgaacagtaaacattacacaacatttattttcaaaagaatagagacatttcaaatgttataattCAAGAGCAAACAGAGAGAGCCGTGCGCCAGACtgagttctggaggtgaaatgtTAATGAATGAGGGAGAGTTAAGTGAGGTAGAAGGTGTGGAGAAGAGCTCAGAAccagagaagtatttggtcatatgagatttgacttcagaagagttccagggtgtgttgagtggtggtgtcccgtcctcccaggtcgttggcatagtgcaggagcagatagggtcaaagtagtggaatggggtagtgggtttttaatgagtgtagggttagttggcatggtgcaggagcagatagggtcaaagtagtggagtgtagggttagttggaaggatgttgttttatttgaaaaaatatgagatgttccttttcccattttgtatcacaaagtAAAATAGATTTATATTATTGTCCAGTTGGGGGCGGTAATACAACATATTGAGGGGGGTGGTACACAGGGTTTGTTTAGGGCAGACAAGCGCGACCAGCCGGCAGCGGGGGTTAGGACTAGGCTGGACACTACATTTTTAACCACATTTACTGATATAACTAGTTCATTGCATATGAAAAAGGAGCCCAGTTATATAACATTACCATATGTCCCAGCTGTTTGCCGTAGTTAAACGCAAAAAGCGGTCATGTTTTAGGTcatgtttcaccctgccagctcctattagttgtattgaacaaacaggtcttattttaggtcatgtttcaccctgccagctcctattagttgtatTGAATAAACAGCTCTTATTTTACTTATCTGACTcagttgctacctcagattatgagCCTATCAATTGTGGTGAATGAGGTATGTAGTACCCACAGAAGACCACAGGGAAGAGCAAGAGAGATATAAACCCATACCGTTTTTCTCTTTAAATTCCCTgaacctaacaatcaatcaaatgtatttatgaagccctttttacatcagcagatgtcacaaagtgctgtacagaaactctaaccctacgaataacctattttagcctgaaccctaattctagggtagggtagcctacaactattttagtaataatattatgttagtAAATACCATTTTACTACTAAATagcatttgttattttttaaataaaacctaTTTAAGCATTTGCTTTTTATtagttattttattatatttattattgcaaggcagaacacttgataaacaggactcttttgttttatatgttaaATGTGGTTTGAACTGGGTGACATAGTAACCTCAATGTGAAAGTCCAGCAATTGGCGTTGGATAGGTGGGGCAGGTTTGAGACTGATCTCTCTAATTAATaagaaaaatacactttatttctcagctgcctcaccaaTGTCTTTACttgaattaataacttttaattggtaaatatttccaatagatggcagcataagaccacgaagtatcagttataggctacaagcagccatatgattgacataaaatagcatgcaaccaaAGACTATATGTCCCATAATTTTCTAAAATGGCCACTacctactgtctctctgtctctgtctctctctctctgtctctctctctgtctctctctctgtctctgtctctgtctctctctctgtctctgtctctgtctctgtctctctctctatctctctctctcttaacagcgctctgcacaggcagcagtggaggacagtgatcagatatttactgagctgatccgctccattgagagaaggagctctgaggtgaaggagctgatcagagcccaagagaaggctcaagtgagtcaagctgaaggactcctggagcaactgaagcaggagatagctgagctgaggaagagaagcactgagctggagcagctctcacacacagaggatcacatccatttcctccaggtaactaaactgccttgttacatgtgatatgaCAATGAACTGAATGTGAAACTCTCAATTATTCtgttctactgtctgtctatcagtatatctgtatctatatgtctttctgtctctcttctcttctctctccagagttatcaATCTTATTTAAGTTATaagtctctctccagtatcagtgtatcttcagacttacccagcatcgttgtccgtcctcttcagtactttgaagatgtgagtaagactgtgtctgaactgagagagaaactagaagacttccttaaaggagaatggaccaagatctccactacaggtgtgttgaaaacaataagaacatcaactttagaccattgaaagttccctactagtcatatacatgtggaaaatggtatgatgataacattccctctctctgtcaatgtgtttgtgtgtctgtagtaaatatagtggatgttgtactgcctccagagcccaagaccagagaacagttgttacaatgtgagtctctttattgtgaagtaactaacagtctctttttactgacactcctaacaatccctctagaaatatatagcaatagtagatctaatcaaagactgggtatctatctgattcctcatatttctctgatttgatctctgctgtgctctaatcaaagacagggtagatacagtatctgacttaacttattCTTCTGACTCCCatcattggtctctgctctgctcttctcccagattcctgtcagctcacactggacccaaacacagcacacacataCCTCTCTCTGACTGAAGGGAACAGAAAGGCGACCAATTCACGCCAAGTCCAACCATATcctcaccatccagacagattcaccaaCTACAGTcaggttctgtgtagagagggtctgtctggacgctgttactgggaggtagtgTGGAGTGGAGACAGGGTTTAtacagcagtctcatataaagacatcagcaCAACAGGTCATTTATTTGGACTCAATAACAATTCCTGGAGTTTACAATGCTGTAGAGGTGGTTATTGTTTCATACACAATAATGTTGAGACTAAAGTATcaggccctcagtcctccagagtaggagtgtacctggatcacaaggcaggtactctgtccttctacagtgtctctgacacaatgaccctcctccacagagtccagaacacattcactcagcccctctatcctgggttttaTGTCGATGGTgctgctgagctggttaaactgtagtagggtccacatagatactagtcatgctgttgtagtctatagctgagctggttaaattGTAGAAgtgtccacatagatactagtcatgctggtgtagtctatagctgagctggttaaactgtagtagggtccacatagatactagtcatgctggtgtagtctatagctgagctggttaaactgtagtagggtccacatagatactagtcatgctggtgtagtctatagctgagctggttaaactgtagtagggtcctcatagatactagtcatgctggtgtagtctatagctgagctggttaaactgtagtagggtccacatagatactagtcatgctggtggtgatggtcccCAGATGTGATGATTCATTCTGCTCTCTTTTATCTACAATGATTTAACTGATTTGATCTTCAGAAGATGTAATGAATTAAAATTCTATGTTTTCATATTTTTGTAATTGCAATGTTTTAATATTGTACATTTCCATGAATCATGATGTATGGTGTTGATGTATATTGGTTGTCATtcagaaccattgatatgttttctCAATTGGTCAAATTTTCCTTAGTGGCATTgaacagatagtaactaaactatatggactggtttcctggacatggaacagatagtaactaaactatatggactggtttcctggacatggaacagatagtaactaaactatatggactggtttcctggacatggaacagatagtaactaaactatatggactggttCCCTGGACATGGAACAGATTAATTGTGAAAAAGAATGTTCAATGTAGATGTCCAGGAAACCGTCCCTAAATGTGTCATCTTTAATCCTCCCATACTGCCCAGTGcagcaacattaaacctgtccagcaggtggtgctattgaccaaacaataaaaccagcaggtatcttgacttgccactcagtatatcattaatgttcagaatagtactttaatatcattggagattgatggtcttttttatccactatccagagtcaggaacagatgaagttaggtctgctactgttcagtgattaaatatgatttatggtgatgggaaataaaaaatccaacactaaacttcatctagtaatagttttcctttgttatttattccaaggtgtgtctttaacttgtaaatggattgtgtggaggtgagctagtggtgtggctgatagaatagaatgaaaagggaggaggggaggggaaatggacagatgaggaagagaaagattTTCATCCAGGA comes from the Salmo trutta chromosome 4, fSalTru1.1, whole genome shotgun sequence genome and includes:
- the LOC115193078 gene encoding tripartite motif-containing protein 16-like; the encoded protein is MAEQGVLLDQDQFCCSVCLDLLKEPVTTACGHNYCRSCIEGCWDQDVLKGVYSCPQCRETFTPKPNLRKNNMLAEVVEKLKKTGPQAAPPPALCYAGPGDVVCDVCTGTRKQKALMSCLVCLASYCETHLQSHYESPALKKHKLVKAIAQLQEKICSHHDKLLEVYCRTDQQCICLLCVKDEHKGHDTVSAAAERTEKQRQLGMSEQKVQQRFQEREKELKELQQAVESFKRSAQAAVEDSDQIFTELIRSIERRSSEVKELIRAQEKAQVSQAEGLLEQLKQEIAELRKRSTELEQLSHTEDHIHFLQSYQSYLSYKSLSSISVSSDLPSIVVRPLQYFEDVSKTVSELREKLEDFLKGEWTKISTTVNIVDVVLPPEPKTREQLLQYSCQLTLDPNTAHTYLSLTEGNRKATNSRQVQPYPHHPDRFTNYSQVLCREGLSGRCYWEVVWSGDRVYTAVSYKDISTTGHLFGLNNNSWSLQCCRGGYCFIHNNVETKVSGPQSSRVGVYLDHKAGTLSFYSVSDTMTLLHRVQNMQQH